A DNA window from Cutaneotrichosporon cavernicola HIS019 DNA, chromosome: 2 contains the following coding sequences:
- the LEM3 gene encoding uncharacterized protein (LEM3 (ligand-effect modulator 3) family / CDC50 family) — MGLFKRKNKDVADEPPKEKVKWSKRPANTAFKQQRLKAWQPILTPKAVLPTLFIIGLIFAPIGALIIWGSGKVTNFTLDYTECDAQPSDGSWADMPNGKWDYELKTGSPVRKSAISTPKWAFTSNPSAPVGQRSQCRIQFQVPYDLGPGVFMYYKLTNYYQNHRRYVNSFDSDQLLGKHRDASSIDGGNCKPITSNGGKAYYPCGLIANSFFNDTYGTDLVLLNDPNGQQNATYSFTEKNIAWHGIAKQYVQVPSIPDNNPQNLLPPPNWAERYPNGYQTLEDIPNLADNEHFHIWMRVAALPTFRKLWMRNDNDIMPAGTYEILINMNYPVKQFSGTKSVVISTVSWIGGKQNFLGWAYVAAAILCVVLALAGLIRHLIKPRKLGDMSLLSWNQPQAQR, encoded by the exons ATGGGGCTCTTCAAACGCAAGAACAAGGATgtggccgacgagccgccCAAGGAGAAGGTCAAATGGAGCAAGCGACCGGCCA ACACGGCATTCAAGCAACAGCGCCTCAAGGCGTGGCAGCCGATCCTAACGCCCAAGGCCGTGCTCCCGACCCTCTTTATCATCGGACTCATCTTTGCACCTATTGGCGCGCTCATCATCTGGGGCAGTGGCAAGGTCACCAACTTTACCCTCGATTACACAGAGTGCGACGCGCAGCCTAGCGATGGGAGCTGGGCCGACATGCCTAATGGCAAATGGGACT acgagctcaagacAGGCTCGCCGGTGAGAAAGAGCGCTATCAGCACGCCAAAATGGGCGTTCACTAGCAACCCCAGTGCGCCGGTCGGGCAGCGCTCGCAGTGCCGCATTCAGTTCCAAGTGCCCTACGACCTCG gcCCCGGCGTGTTCATGTACTACAAGCTCACGAACTACTATCAGAACCACCGTCGCTACGTGAACAGCTTTGACTCGGACCAGCTTCTCGGCAAGCACCGCGATGCTAGCAGCATCGACGGTGGCAACTGCAAGCCCATCACCAGCAACGGCGGCAAGGCGTACTACCCTTGCGGACTGATCGCCAACTCGTTCTTCAACGACACGTACGGCACAGACCTTGTGCTTCTGAACGACCCCA acgGGCAGCAGAATGCGACGTACAGCTTTACGGAGAAGAACATTGCGTGGCACGGCATCGCAAAGCAATACGTTCAGGTTCCGTCAATCCCGGACAACAACCCCCAgaacctcctccccccgcCCAACTGGGCTGAGCGCTACCCGAACGGCTACCAGACGCTTGAGGACATTCCGAACCTCGCAGACAACGAGCACTTCCACATCTGGATGCGTGTTGCTGCTCTCCCGACGTTCCGCAAGCTCTGGATGCGCAACGACAATGACATCATGCCAGCCGGCACATACGAGATTCTTATCAACATGAACTACCCCGTCAAGCAGTTCAGCGGGACCAAGAGCGTCGTCATCAGCACCGTGTCCTGGATCGGCGGTAAGCAGAACTTCCTCGGCTGGGCGTACGTTGCAGCTGCGATCTTGTGCGTcgtgctcgccctcgctggACTGATTCGCCACCTCATCAAGCcccgcaagctcggcgacatgAGCCTCTTGTCGTGGAACCAGCCGCAGGCGCAGCGGTAG
- a CDS encoding uncharacterized protein (Uncharacterised protein family (UPF0203)) gives MQSLAEECTPLKQRYDACFNLWFEGYLQPALDAAGVRRPLMSGVPEAEAEASSSSPAVSPSPSSEEQPADGKRRLITSWAYSSAFRRRAMPTPAPADDMVGASHVHFDLEEEEEPAMDTEGMTRAQIKAAQYERQCGKVWKEYQGCLRKAIGDNQNLTQLLEQARDEHPLHSMDGLEGTTWDPSTRGGQ, from the exons atGCA ATCGCTCGCGGAAGAGTGCACCCCCCTCAAGCAACGCTACGACGCCTGCTTCAACCTCTGGTTCGAAGGCTACCTCCAGCCTGCGCTGGATGCTGCGGGTGTCCGGCGCCCGCTGATGAGCGGAGTCCcagaggctgaggctgaggcttcttcttcttcaccAGCCgtctccccttccccatcTTCCGAGGAACAACCTGCCGACGgcaagcgccgcctcaTCACTTCTTGGGCTTACAGCTCGGCGTTCCGGCGTCGCGCGATGCCCACGCCTGCCCCGGCTGACGACATGGTTGGGGCCAGCCACGTCCACTTTGActtggaggaggaagaggagccGGCCATGGATACGGAGGGAATGACGCGGGCTCAGATCAAGGCGGCGCAGTATGAACGACAGTGCGGCAAGGTGTGGAAGGAGTACCAGGGGTGCTTGAGG AAAGCGATCGGGGACAACCAGAACCTCacgcagctgctcgagcaggcgcgcgacgagcatCCTTTACACAGTATGGATGGGCTCGAGGGGACCACATGGGACCCATCGACCAGGGGAGGACAGTAA
- a CDS encoding uncharacterized protein (Cupin-like domain) has protein sequence MLAPVRVLIKDILSSMSTELERGGDSPLDERDIFASVVRDLLALSSTSPTPTTSSSPTTSNPSSSLRDTLSIRLRALLTTARQRVEHIPFHLVSGATLRGYTDASVLLAVLFLIDGRGGWKDIVQILDRAIIVAGAVGSHRLEWVQALIAALQPPAHPHQDLNGSSCPNPSPPSPPASQPLFAPNPIPTPSTPPPLTTAPFILRSYLASGTHHPPWPALSRWQSGEYLVSKTGRGRIVPVECGRAYDDSGWTQRLVDWESFLRRSGWNLGPKGREDGAPQYLAQTSLFRQFRGLETDMALPDYIWAETPDTYKPPPEVLVNAWIGPGGHEVVSPAHTDPYYNCYAQVLGYKRVWLAPPDASPHMYAYTGQAATDASLAEEYMGNTSRVPLLRPALDKTFRAQQSTFPAFFKHVYPDAMEAVLGPGDMLVMPPGWWHAMRGEGEGPCWSVSFWF, from the exons ATGCTGGCGCCGGTGAGGGTCTTAATCAAGGACATCCTGTCCTCGATGTcgaccgagctcgagcgtgGGGGAG ACTcgccgctcgacgagcgcgacatcttcgccagcgtcgtgcgcgaccttctcgccctctcctccacttcACCCACACCTACCACCTCTTCGTcacccaccacctccaacccctcctcctcgctccgCGACACGCTAAGCATACGCCTCCGGGCGCTCCTAACAACCGCGCgtcagcgcgtcgagcatATTCCCTTCCACCTCGTTTCAGGCGCGACATTACGGGGATACACTGACGCCTCGGTGCTGCTGGCAGTCCTGTTCCTCATAGacggaagaggaggatggaaGGACATTGTACAGATCCTCGACCGGGCGATCATTGTCGCCGGTGCAGTCGGTTCCCATCGGCTCGAGTGGGTGCAAGCCCTCATTGCCGCCCTCCAACCTCCCGCCCACCCCCATCAGGACCTCAATGGCTCCTCCTGTCCCAAcccctctccaccttctcctccaGCATCTCAACCTCTCTTCGCTCCAAACCCAATCCCCACACCATCCACACCCCCTCCCCTAACGACGGCACCCTTCATCCTCAGATCCTATCTCGCCTCGGGGACGCATCATCCGCCCTGGCCAGCGCTCTCACGCTGGCAGTCGGGCGAATACCTCGTGTCCAAAACCGGCCGCGGGCGAATCGTTCCTGTCGAATGTGGGCGCGCATACGATGATAGCGGGTGGAcgcagcgcctcgtcgattGGGAGAGCTTCCTACGACGCTCTGGCTGGAACCTTGGCCCCAAAGGAAGGGAGGATGGCGCGCCGCAATACCTCGCACAGACGAGCTTGTTCCGCCAGTTTCGAGGGTTGGAGACCGACATGGCCCTGCCGGACTACATATGGGCCGAGACGCCGGACACGTACAAGCCGCCACCAGAAGTCCTTGTCAACGCGTGGATTGGGCCAGGAGGACACGAGGTCGTGTCTCCAGCACATACT gaCCCGTACTATAACTGCTATGCGCAGGTGCTGGGATACAAGCGCGTGTGGCTTGCGCCACCGGACGCGTCGCCGCACATGTACGCTTACACCGGCCAGGCAGCGACAGACGCTTCCCTCGCGGAAGAGTATATGGGCAACACGTCGCGCGTTCCGCTCCTACGCCCCGCCCTCGATAAAACATTTCGCGCACAGCAGTCCACGTTCCCCGCCTTCTTCAAGCATGTGTACCCGGACGCGATGGAGGCAGTGCTCGGACCCGGCGACATGCTCGTCATGCCGCCTGGGTGGTGGCATGCCATGCGcggagagggggaggggccATGTTGGAGCGTGTCATTCTGGTTCTAG
- the GPI12 gene encoding uncharacterized protein (GlcNAc-PI de-N-acetylase), translating to MALLETARRTWTLLVSPELPVPFNYVPLAFRLLAYMIAAPFVLFIALELVAYVITRTLHISISNLRVPRSPPAAPRELEDDDTIEDEDTSTTPRARTPSSSKGQPFARAFGAATPRGATTGALLLLAALFAAGVAGFQILVTRANERAALSLAEGVEKPAVLVLTAHPDDEAMFFAPTIVNLVAAGWDVHPVCMSIGNAEGLGGVRSLELLESYTRLGVEQTPLLLDNPSLPDSMGPDGAWDAAYVAELVAPIVRTSGATHLLTFDNTGVTQHPNHIALAYVHGYLEKHDVHLDLLQLHSPRLATKFTGVWWAIFIAARDALRREPPHYPTFVSTPTQYAQTLYAMRAHQSQLVWFRWLYVSFSRLMWVNQLD from the exons ATGGCATTGTTAGAAACAGCTCGCAGGACGTGGACGTTGCTCGTCTCTCCCGAGCTCCCAGTTCCATTCAACTAT gtcCCATTAGCTTTCCGTCTCCTCGCGTACATGATAGCAGCCCCGTTTGTTCTCTTCAttgccctcgagctcgtggcATATG TCATCACCCGCACCTTGcacatctccatctctAATCTGCGTGTCCCACGATCACCGCCCGCGGCACcccgcgagctcgaggacgacgacacgaTCGAAGATGAGGACACCTCCACAACTCCGCGCGCCCGCACGCCGAGCAGCTCCAAGGGGCAGCCATTCGCGCGGGCGTTCGGCGCAGCCACCCCTCGTGGCGCAACTACGGGCGCGCTTTTGCTTCTGGCCGCTTTATTCGCCGCCGGAGTTGCCGGATTCCAGATCCTCGTCACTCGCGCAAACGAGCGTGCCGCGCTCTCCTTAGCTGAGGGCGTCGAGAAGCCAGCTGTGCTGGTGCTCACGGCCCACCCAGACGACGAAGCCATGTTCTTCGCTCCTACTATCGTGAATCTGGTTGCGGCGGGGTGGGATGTTCACCCTGTCTGCATGTCAATCG GTAACGCCGAGGGCCTCGGTGGCGTTCGTTCTCTCGAGCTCTTGGAGAGCTACACCCGCCTTGGAGTCGAGCAAACCCCactgctcctcgacaacccCAGTCTGCCGGACAGCATGGGCCCTGACGGTGCTTGGGACGCCGCGtacgtcgccgagctggtcgCTCCTATCGTCCGCACGTCAGGCGCCACTCATCTCCTGACATTTGACAACACCGGTGTCACACAGCACCCAAACCACATTGCTCTCGCGTACGTGCACGGCTACCTCGAGAAGCACGAtgtccatctcgacctTCTGCAGCTGCACTCGCCGCGTCTCGCGACCAAGTTCACCGGCGTGTGGTGGGCGATATTCATCGCTGCGCGTgacgcgctgcgccgcgagccGCCCCACTACCCGACCTTTGTCAGTACTCCGACACAGTATGCGCAGACGCTGTATGCAATGCGCGCGCACCAGAGCCAGCTCGTCTGGTTCCGCTGGCTGTATGTCTCTTTCTCCAGACTCATGTGGGTCAACCAGTTGGATTAG
- the mtd1 gene encoding uncharacterized protein (Tetrahydrofolate dehydrogenase/cyclohydrolase, NAD(P)-binding domain) yields the protein MSDAPTGVLVTATKVSVPFKAELLDEVKAPRFAKRAPHLVGILSTKKEDARNYAEFTKRACEQVGINFELRLVGDAREGMDGAGVSIGVEEAILEANEDDDVDGIMVYYPIYGDRQDQYLQSVVDPVKDVEGLNHQFLFNLYHNVRFISPVTLRSIPASHLPQPIKGAGADQPPPGTVKSILPCTPLAIVKVLESIGVYNSLLRYGDRARGKVVTVINRSEVVGRPLAALLANDGARVLSVDIDSVVEFSKRPSAETAKSKYNPHHITSQIDITLEQALQVSDVVISAVPSEAYKVPTRWLKDGCVCVNVAGEKNFEADVRERASIYVPSVGVMTICMLQRNLLRLCQYQDMVREHYRVAAGNY from the exons ATGTCCGACGCTCCCACTGGCGTGCTGGTTACTGCCACAAAGGTCTCGGTTCCCTTCAAGGctgagctccttgacgaggtcaaggctCCCCGCTTCGCCAAGCGTGCGCCCCACCTCGTTGGCATCCTCTCGaccaagaaggaggatgcTCGCAACTACGCCGAG TTCACGAAGCGTGCGTGCGAGCAGGTTGGCATCAACTTTGAgctgcgcctcgtcggcgatgCGCGTGAGGGCATGgacggcgctggcgtctccatcggcgtcgaagaggccatcctcgaggccaacgaggatgacgacgtcgacggcatCATGGTCTACTACCCCATCTACGGCGACCGGCAAGACCAGTACCTTCAGAGCGTCGTTGACCCAgtcaaggacgtcgagggccTCAACCACCAGTTCCTCTTCAACCTGTACCACAACGTGCGCTTCATCTCGCCTGTCACCCTCCGCTCCATCCCCGCGAGCCACCTTCCCCAGCCCATCAagggcgccggcgccgaccAGCCGCCTCCCGGTACCGTCAAGAGTATCCTACCTTGCACGCCTCTCGCGATCGTCAAGGTCTTGGAGAGCATTGGAGTCTACAACTCGCTCCTGCGGTATGGTGACCGTGCGCGTGGCAAGGTCGTGACTGTCATTAACCGCTCTGAAGTGGTGGGCCGCCCGTTGGCCGCGCTCCTGGCcaacgacggcgcgcgcgtcctctCGGTCGACATTGACT CCGTCGTCGAGTTCTCCAAGCGCCCGTCGGCTGAGACCGCAAAGTCAAAGTACAACCCGCACCACATCACTTCGCAGATTGACATCACCCTTGAGCAGGCGTTGCAGGTGtccgacgtcgtcatctcgGCCGTTCCTTCCGAGGCGTACAAGGTGCCCACGCGCTGGCTCAAGGACGGCTGCGTGTGCGTCAACGTCGCAGGCGAGAAGAACTTTGAGGCCGACGTCCGAGAGCGC GCGTCGATTTACGTCCCCTCGGTCGGCGTCATGACCATCTGCATGCTGCagcgcaacctcctccgcctttGCCAGTACCAGGACATGGTCCGCGAGCACTACCGCGTGGCTGCGGGCAACTACTAG
- a CDS encoding uncharacterized protein (Pentatricopeptide repeat domain), with translation MSSLPHLGRLARAATTSAPLPLALAAPRIRALSTAVEGQRRNGGGGDFRGPRSNNRQHPRSRAPAVPPNNLAQLLNTFATLKSEGRRPTAAAYATLIKEAANYATRRGTTVEPGQFSLGFEIALGAMRDAEAGGIELGIEPLNQLLRFTVLHPEILSSLLIEFAKRKATTVETYDTLASHALLPGHVEELMMILVEMFEQNMAPNQNIVRNAIRLLCEWGQSRLAIDLVHRIQDVPGQREVPSESWVQILIAAADQQDLPTVEAAWNRVVNIKAYTPDEGLILSVLAVAARWGKPALATRALGALSDIGVSKKEHHVAPLIEAFCRDGRVPDAIEAVGLIREGGIAPRLQTVRPIVEVLRTAEIIDQAFYCLEDRVKDEKPVDIAVFNALIQASAKMGDLQRARATQLAAPELGVEPDIDTFNMVLLACAATKHTELSKTVLGEMEAAGFAPNETTYESMISLALSQTDYEDAFYYLEKMKADGIKPSRDIYRQIGMKCAAFDDTRHNLVADEMANIGYGKLDFALAMERKRERQGRGRARDYQRHERGQRTEGQRGNNEREQRDRRQTRTREREVESATGA, from the exons ATGTCCAGTCTCCCGCACCTTGGGCGGCttgcccgcgccgccacaaCCTCCGCGCCGTTGCCAttggccttggcagccCCGCGTATTCGCGCGCTCTCCACTGCCGTCGAGGGGCAACGTCGCAacggaggtggaggagacTTCCGCGGTCCCCGCTCGAACAACCGCCAACACCCCCGATCCC GCGCCCCAGCTGTCCCCCCCAAcaacctcgcgcagctcctcaacaCTTTCGCGACGCTCAAGTCCGAGGGCCGTAGGCCCACGGCCGCGGCGTACGCTACGCTGATCAAAGAGGCAGCCAACTACGCTACGCGGCGTGGAACCACCGTCGAGCCCGGCCAGTTCAGTCTCGGCTTTGAAATCGCTCTCGGTGCGatgcgcgacgccgaggcgggtGGCATCGAGCTGGGCATCGAGCCGCTTAACCAGCTCCTGAGG TTCACCGTTCTGCACCCCGAAATCCTGTCGTCACTGTTGATCGAGTTtgccaagcgcaaggccacGACGGTCGAGACGTACGACACTCTGGCCTCGCATGCGCTGTTGCCGGGCCACGTTGAGGAGCTGATGATGATCCTGGTGGAGATGTTCGAGCAGAACATGGCGCCGAACCAGAACATTGTGCGCAACGCCATCCGCCTCCTTTGTGAATGGGGCCAAAGCCGGCTCGCCAttgacctcgtccaccGTATCCAGGATGTGCCGGGCCAGCGCGAGGTGCCTTCCGAGAGCTGGGTGCAGATCCTCAtcgccgctgccgaccAGCAAGACCTGCCGACCGTGGAGGCGGCGTGGAACCGCGTCGTCAACATCAAGGCTTACACACCGGACGAGGGCCTGATCCTCTCGGTGCTCGCGGTCGCCGCGCGTTGGGGCAAGCCTGCACTTGCGACGCGTGCGCTGGGTGCGCTCTCCGACATTGGTGTCTCCAAGAAGGAGCACCACGTTGCGCCGCTGATCGAGGCATTCTGCCGCGACGGGCGTGTGCCGGACGCGATCGAGGCTGTCGGCCTCATTCGCGAAGGCGGGATCGCTCCCAGGCTCCAGACGGTGCGGCCGATCGTCGAGGTGCTCCGCACGGCTGAGATCATTGACCAGGCCTTCTACTGTCTCGAGGACCGAGTCAAGGATGAGAAGCCGGTCGACATTGCTGTCTTCAACGCTCTCATTCAGGCGAGTGCCAAGATGGGTGACCTTcagcgcgcgcgtgcgACTCAGCTCGCAGCACCcgagctcggggtcgaACCTGATATCGACACGTTCAACATGGTGCTCTTGGCATGCGCTGCTACCAAGCACACCGAGCTCTCCAAGACCGTCCTcggggagatggaggccgCCGGCTTCGCTCCCAACGAGACCACGTACGAGTCTATGATCAgcctcgcgctctcgcAAACTGATTACGAAGACGCGTTCTACTACCTCGAGAAGATGAAGGCGGACGGCATCAAGCCGTCGCGCGACATCTACAGGCAGATCGGTATGAAGTGCGCGGCGTTCGATGACACACGCCacaacctcgtcgcggaCGAAATGGCAAACATTGGCTacggcaagctcgacttTGCCCTCGCGATGGAGCggaagcgcgagcgccaaggacggggacgcgcgcgcgactACCAACGCCACGAGCGGGGTCAGCGTACCGAGGGGCAGCGCGGGAACAATGAGCGGGAGCAGCGCGACAGGCGCCAGACTCGCACGCGAGAGCGTGAGGTGGAGTCGGCAACGGGAGCTTAG
- a CDS encoding uncharacterized protein (Chitin synthase) encodes MDPSRRNHLGVHMPRDPSPVPPYDLPISPGGYMSPPGARSALSPLPPPRNSVPPSPYASTPPRYAPLPPSAPSTMAPSTFAPTQVSRSSSVLPHFEAALARARGETPPVPPPITSTNYTPHAIPQPVPSYLPPQDPNHPDLSVGFTQSHTIRMAQDSRYRREPSRSPSPGFDNSMRYNFGSGTDVEKALLSDIDRDDLLYGTHTGPTTPAPPRSLSYMATGEVVDTNGDLSLHGLGQLLPDRSSIYKAPLDGFESVPLVEGEEDPDTTQHFGPAPEGRVGRRTHNAIRKRIKQRLTLGDSDMLSVEMAIPSRLAQFLPVKGVEEQKTTRYTAVTTDPDGFAASGIRLRQNMFVPPRETELFVVITMYNEDANLFCRTLYGVMKNIAHMCGRKNSRVWGPNGWKKIVVCIVADGRKNVNPRVLDCLAALGVYQEGAMTNMVKEKPVTAHVFEYTTSFALDPDLHFKYPDKGIVPCQIIFCMKEKNAKKINSHRWFFNAFGPLLQPNVCILLDVGTMPGPKSLYHLWKSFDRHSNVGGACGEIATFKGRSWLGLLNPLVAAQCFEYKMSNILDKPMESLFGYCAVLPGAFSAYRYIALQNDEFGRGPLASYFAGESIHSGNADSFTGNMYLAEDRVLCFEIVAKPNNNWVLKYVKSAVGETDCPDTIPEFIGQRRRWLNGSFFAAVYALINFRQVWRSDHTFIRKSMFMVEWFYNGLNLVFGWFSLANFYIFFVILTNALNGPEFKIKGIRVLNDILQYIYLGTVISCFIFGMGNRPQGAPLKYKVAIYIFAILTFYMLVCGVLCIVEAVRQMDSPIFQRMIISLLATYGIFIVSSILALDPWHMFTCFLQYMLFQPTYVNVLNIYAFSNLHDLSWGTKGSDMVESDLGAAKGVGKDVEVHLVSSQHDIDNAYQDALDNIRVKRARVDADEMPHKSDAKEQKQKDTYANFRTNLLLFWSLTNALLAGMILSGDPVDAFSGGGTNKQAVYMLVILVFVAGMAAFRFTCATLYLIIRLFVG; translated from the exons ATGGACCCATCCAGGCGGAACCACCTCGGCGTGCACATGCCCCGCGACCCTTCGCCAGTGCCACCCTATGATCTGCCCATCTCGCCAGGCGGGTACATGTCACCGCCGGGCGCGCGAAGCGCGCTgtccccccttcccccaccccgcAACTCTGTTCCACCTTCTCCCTACGCGTCCACCCCTCCAAGGTACGCGCCGTTGCCACCGTCTGCGCCGTCTACGATGGCACCCTCCACCTTTGCTCCGACACAGGTGtcacgctcgtcgtccgtgCTTCCCCATTTTGAGGCGGCCCTCGCTAGAGCCCGCGGTGAGACGCCACCTGTCCCCCCACCTATCACCTCGACAAACTATACTCCTCATGCCATTCCTCAGCCCGTCCCCTCGTACCTGCCTCCGCAGGACCCCAACCACCCCGACCTCAGCGTGGGTTTTACCCAGTCGCACACGATCCGGATGGCCCAGGACAGCCGCTACCGCCGTGAGCCCTCGCGCTCTCCGTCACCTGGCTTCGACAACAGTATGCGCTACAACTTTGGCAGTGGGACCGACGTCGAAAAGGCGCTGCTGTCGGACatcgaccgcgacgacctcctgTACGGTACACACACTGGACCCACTACTCCCGCTCCCCCACGCTCCCTCTCTTACATGGCAACGGGTGAGGTTGTCGACACCAACGGCGACCTTTCTCTTCACGGCTTAGGCCAATTGCTTCCCGACCGCTCGTCCATCTACAAGGCCCCTCTCGACGGCTTCGAGTCGGTACCGCTTgtcgagggggaggaagatCCCGACACAACCCAACACTTTGGACCTGCACCGGAGGGCAGAGTAGGCCGACGTACGCACAATGCGATCCGCAAGCGAATCAAGCAGCGCCTCACACtcggcgactcggacaTGCTCTCGGTTGAGATGGCGATCCCGAGTCGCCTCGCTCAGTTCCTGCCGGtcaagggcgtcgaggagcagaAGACAACTCG CTACACTGCCGTCACGACGGACCCTGATGGGTTTGCGGCTTCGGGAATCCGACTACGCCAGAACATGTTCGTCCCACCCCGTGAAACCGAACTCTTCGTCGTTATCACCATGTACAACGAGGACGCAAACCTCTTCTGCCGCACGTTGTACGGCGTCATGAAGAACATCGCACACATGTGCGGCCGCAAGAACTCGCGCGTCTGGGGTCCCAACGGCTGGAAGAAGATCGTGGTGTgcatcgtcgccgacggccGAAAGAACGTTAACCCTCGCGTTCTCGACTGTCTTGCAGCTCTGGGTGTCTACCAGGAAG GTGCCATGACCAACATGGTCAAGGAGAAGCCCGTCACCGCTCACGTATTCGAGTACACCACCAGCTTTGCGTTGGACCCTGATCTCCACTTCAAGTACCCGGACAAGGGAATCGTGCCGTGCCAGATCATCTTCTGCAtgaaggagaagaac GCCAAGAAGATCAACTCGCACCGTTGGTTCTTCAACGCGTTCGGCCCGCTGCTCCAGCCTAATGTCTGCATcctgctcgacgtcggtACGATGCCCGGTCCCAAATCGCTGTATCATCTCTGGAAGTCGTTTGACCGTCACTCGAAcgttggcggcgcgtgTGGGGAGATCGCCACATTCAAGGGCCGGAGCTGGCTCGGTCTGCTGAACCCCCTTGTCGCGGCCCAGTGCTTCGAGTACAAAATGTCCAACATTCTTGACAAGCCCATGGAGAGTCTGTTTGGCTACTGTGCGGTGCTTCCAGGTGCCTTCTCGGCCTATCGG TACATAGCGTTGCAGAACGACGAGTTCGGTCGCGGTCCCCTTGCGTCATACTTTGCTGGAGAGAGCATTCACAGCGGTAACGCCGACTCGTTCACCGGTAACATgtacctcgccgaggaccgTGTGCTCTGCTTCGAGATTGT TGCCAAGCCGAATAACAACTGGGTTTTGAAGTATGTCAAGTCGGCCGTTGGCGAGACCGACTGCCCCGACACCATCCCCGAGTTCATTGGTCAGCGTCGACGTTGGCTCAACGGCTCGTTCTTCGCGGCCGTCTACGCGCTCATCAACTTCCGCCAGGTGTGGCGCTCCGACCACACTTTCATCCGCAAGAGCATGTTCATGGTCGAGTGGTTCTACAACGGCCTCAACTTAGTCTTTGGCTGGTTCTCGTTAGCCAACTTCTACATCTTCTTCGTCATTCTTACCAACGCGCTCAATGGACCCGAGTTCAAGATCAAGGGAATCAGAGTGTTGAACGACATCCTCCAGTACATATACCTCGGCACGGTCATATCCTGCTTTATCTTCGGTATGGGCAATCGCCCACAGGGTGCTCCACTCAAGTACAAGGTTGCGATCTACATCTTCGCGATCCTCACGTTCTA CATGCTGGTCTGCGGTGTCTTATGTatcgtcgaggccgtgcGACAGATGGACTCGCCCATCTTCCAACGCATGATCATCTCCCTGCTGGCCACGTACGGTATTTTCATCGTCTCGAGTATCCTGGCACTGGACCCGTGGCACATGTTCACCTGCTTTTTACAGTACATGCTGTTCCAGCCCA CCTACGTCAATGTGCTCAACATTTACGCTTTCAGCAACCTGCACGATCTGTCATGGGGCACAAAGGGTAGCGACATGGTCGAGTcggacctcggcgcggccaAAGGTGTGGGAAAGGACGTTGAAGTCCACCTCGTCTCAAGTCAGCACGACATCGACAACGCGTACCAGGATGCTCTGGACAACATCCGGGTTAAGAgggcgcgcgtcgacgccgacgagatgcCGCACAAGTCAGACGCAAAGGAGCAGAAGCAGAAGGACACATACGCCAACTTCCgcaccaacctcctcctATTCTGGTCATTGACGAACGCGTTACTCGCCGGGATGATTCTCTCAGGCGACCCCGTTGACGCGTtctcgggcggcggcacgAACAAGCAGGCCGTGTACATGCTTGTCATCCTCGTGTTTGTGGCCGGCATGGCGGCGTTCCGCTTCACCTGTGCTACGCTGTACCTCATCATCCGCCTCTTTGTTGGATAG